GTTGTGGTCTCCTTCACCCAGTCCACTTGGTCAGATTTCAGCTCTTGGAGTTCCCTGAAACCATTATAAACTTATTGGTGCGAACTATTGTGATTGATTTTACGGCTTATATACACGCTTTTATCTTGTTGTTATCCTTATAAAAAATGGTATGCATACACTTTTAGACTGACCTATTTAGGCCATAAAACCTCACAAAAGTTATCTCTCCAGCCTTCTTGCAAAAGTTAATATGGTGCAGTAGAACTGTTTTAGGCACTTTTTTATAAACATGTAACTGTATATGAAAATCAAGTTTTTTCAAGACTAGTCAAAAACATtcgaaataacaaaacatagttttaacataaaaaagtacacACATTTTAAACTTAACCGTAGACGTCAAATACTGGAACAGTATAAGAAACTGTACAAGCACACATCTCCTAAAGTTAGAATCAGACAGCTGAAGTTCTAACAACTTCTGATTTGTCAGGAACTTTGCAAAGTAATGAGGTTCGTTGGTTTCCGAGTCCTTCATCTCAACATCGGTAGCTACGGTCTTAACTGGTTTCAGTAAGTTTAGTTTGGATTTCTGTAGTTCTACTGTTTCTAGCTTGTATGAAGAAAATGCTGATAGCACACTGCCGGAATGCTGGAAAAGatagttttgtaattatgttttagATTTGTTGATGGTTATTAAAAAATTTTAATCTTAAAATGTctgtattttgtaaacattGACATAGAtatataatatgattttttatcataagtaaaaacctacaaaatattaattaaaataattgttttaagaatCTACTTACCGCAACAAAAGTCTTCCACTGTAATTTGTTATAACAATTGTTAGGATTTCTGAAAAAGTCTTGTAGACTCCAAAACCTACAGTACAAGTTATAATCAATATTCAGTTTAGTTTTCTCATTATTGTCCACCACCATTTCTTCATCTAGAGAATCTTTTAGAGTACTGGAACTGTCACCACCAAACTCTGTGACATTTTCAAGATTGAACTCCGAAACAATGTTCAGTCCCGAACGTTCAGAAAATGGGAAAAACTTAGCTAGAAACAGCAAGATCCGACCACAGAAAACTGTGTTTTGGGACCTAGATAATCGCCTTAAGAGATCATTGCACATTCTTAACAGATTGTTCTTACAAGCTACGAAGAATAATTCCTCTTTCCATGTGTTCACACCATTTTCTACGTATGAGAACATCTTTTCACATTTGTTCAGTGTTAGGGCGTCAAAAATGTCACCTAGTAGCACTACAGGCATTGTAGGAGTGACCATCTGTCGTCGACATGACTCTATACAGAAGGAAACGTAGTTTTCCAATGTGTCCGGCTCTTCAATCAACAGTTCCAAGAGCTTGTCCCTGAATGCTTGGTCCATCGCCGCTTTCCTGTCAGTCTCATTTGTATTCTTAGTAAATGAATCGAGCAAATCGATATTGTTGGTCGTAAAGGCCTTAGACAGCACATCCTGTAAGAACGCGTAGTAAGCATCAGTAAAAACAATTTACTTGTTAAAAACTCGCAACCTAAGAGGTTAGAAATGTACCTTGTATTTGTTCCGAAGATCTTCAAATCCTAATTTGTCTGACATCTTGTATGTTTAATTGTTTCAAGATTTGAACGTTTTAAGTTATCATCTGTAATAAAagatagatatttttgtttataatttgtatttttgtattgttcgaGCGAAGCGAAAATAGTGATGTGGTCGGAGGATGCTCTTGAGAGCTATCGACCTGTCAAAAACGTTTCTAAACACCATTTACTAATCGACTAATATACGCAATAATTTTAACTATGTGAAAGGGGTGAAAGATATAGCTGAATAACTGAAGTGCATAAATAGTTTTCAATTAATCaataatgataaccaaacctACGACTGGGATTAAAAACTACACACATATTTTCTACACAGAATTTATTCCTTTCTAAAAGGTAAGAAATTACTTCAGATACGTCTTTTATCACGAGTTATATGCTATGTCTCTCATGCACCTATTAAATGAACTGAATGAAACTATCTTAATATTCTATTTTTACTAACTACAACAAAGTGAAATCGATTTTATGTTCTAGTTTCTATACATACAACACTTATTATAGCTTTTCCCGCCTTATTGGATCCAAGGAATATGCGCAATCTAAACATCTCACTGCTATTGGCTAAATATTCGCTAGGGCATCCAATAGCCAATCGTAGATCGAGTTCAATGTACGGAAATGCAGCTGATAGCTACTATTTTTGACAGATGTGTGTCGTCGTGTTGTGTGGCGTCCTGTCTATTtatctttagaattttattattatttacagattttttacACGATCCTTTGTTTAGAAATGTGTTAAAGTGTAAGACTAGAATAGCTTAGTGTACTTAGTAATTATTGTTAGGATATTCCCGAAGGAGCGTAGAGCACAGTGTTTGGAAACATGGATCGTAATAATATGAGGTAAGAAGAATTTGCTTTCGCTTGCAATCGCTTACTTTCACGTTTGGCTTGTGCATCTAGGATCTTGTAAACAATATGTTATATGTTTTTGTCTACGTCATTACATTTGGGTgtctttgtttgaatattttgggTGCATGCGAAGATAACCCACATTTTAGTTTAGCTTTGTTTGTAAAAATGCATGATAGCGTGCGAAATAGTATTGTCGAGGTGTGATCACGAGTGGTAAGTGAGTGCTCGTGACAGTAGCAAGTATTTCACACATTATCATGAGGAATAGGTGCATGTTTACAAGTAACGAGGTTGTGTGggtgttatttatattattatcacgCGCCACGCGTTTCTTATCGCATCGCTTGCGCACAGTTATGTATACAAAGTCGGCAATGCGTAAAGAACTGTTTCATTTTTTGCATAAAACCTCATTTCTAGTaaaatcttatatatttttttcatataaaattgatGTGGTGTTTTTATCTGTACCAAAGCTATGTAACCTTGGTATATACCACAGCATTCAGATATCTACAAGAGACAGATACTGTAATCTCTTCCGCAACCCGGGTACATCTAATAGTTGATGTTAcaatctattaatattattatacatttattacaaAGTCTCTGATTAACTGTGACCTATtgaaacataatataatattgtaaataatcaATGTATTTGCTtatcaaaacaacaacaaagaTAGTCGCACAGGtctttgtttcaatttataGACAAAATCTAGTAATTAGTGGCATATCATTTGATAAGATATGaacctttcacattttttgCCAGTACCATGATGACATGGTATCCAAacctcttcttcttcctgccctgttctaAAGTATATTTTGGGTTGGTGCAGCATGTTTTTCGCTCCCATTTCTCTTTCAATGCACTTTTTACAAGAACATACAAAATTACACTGAGAACCTCATCATCTTTAAAAAGACTCCTCAAACCAATACATTGGCACAtctctttataaaacaaaattatttttagataacaGGTGCTAGCTTCCaacagcagtttcacccgtgaCCAGTGGCAACTACCTTCACGcttccagataaaaagtagttcaTTGCAATTGTCGAAAAATGCTTtgacacttaaatatttttttcaaatcggatgaATAGTTCCAGCAAAACAAATCagatctataatattagtatatctGTCTATGGAGCTTTACTACAATGTCCTAAGTTAATTATATGCCAATATGTGTAACCTTGATTGTAACAATGATGTGCAACCACATGGAATATTAATTGACATGTGCGGTAGCGATTGCTTTAGCCACAAGATCAACGGTAGGTTCTATTACACAGTGTGAATAGATATCTTATTACTG
Above is a window of Helicoverpa armigera isolate CAAS_96S chromosome 11, ASM3070526v1, whole genome shotgun sequence DNA encoding:
- the LOC110372007 gene encoding THO complex subunit 1 isoform X1; amino-acid sequence: MSDKLGFEDLRNKYKDVLSKAFTTNNIDLLDSFTKNTNETDRKAAMDQAFRDKLLELLIEEPDTLENYVSFCIESCRRQMVTPTMPVVLLGDIFDALTLNKCEKMFSYVENGVNTWKEELFFVACKNNLLRMCNDLLRRLSRSQNTVFCGRILLFLAKFFPFSERSGLNIVSEFNLENVTEFGGDSSSTLKDSLDEEMVVDNNEKTKLNIDYNLYCRFWSLQDFFRNPNNCYNKLQWKTFVAHSGSVLSAFSSYKLETVELQKSKLNLLKPVKTVATDVEMKDSETNEPHYFAKFLTNQKLLELQLSDSNFRRCVLVQFLILFQYLTSTVKFKMELQELKSDQVDWVKETTTLVYKLLGETPPHGKQFAECVQHILKREEHWNSWKNDGCPEFQKPKPPVQVDSTDEVKKSRKRRRPVGDIIKEYEAQSKSYMGNNELTKLWNLCPDNLAACRTKERDFMPSLESYMVGGVSTSAGWGWRALRLLARRSPHFFVHTNNPIGRLPDYLTAMVERVTREVAASAAATANGESSKNHNDKAAKAENAEEEITEEQMEADLIKEGDANDIEQVPDSTHAGEEDYDKTSRSRVTMISPAQLEALSSKLTDWKKLAAKLSYKPDEIQFFETENATDAARAKNMLQLWFDDDEDASVENLLYIMEGLKMAEACEVLKSAK
- the LOC110372007 gene encoding THO complex subunit 1 isoform X2; this encodes MSDKLGFEDLRNKYKDVLSKAFTTNNIDLLDSFTKNTNETDRKAAMDQAFRDKLLELLIEEPDTLENYVSFCIESCRRQMVTPTMPVVLLGDIFDALTLNKCEKMFSYVENGVNTWKEELFFVACKNNLLRMCNDLLRRLSRSQNTVFCGRILLFLAKFFPFSERSGLNIVSEFNLENVTEFGGDSSSTLKDSLDEEMVVDNNEKTKLNIDYNLYCRFWSLQDFFRNPNNCYNKLQWKTFVAHSGSVLSAFSSYKLETVELQKSKLNLLKPVKTVATDVEMKDSETNEPHYFAKFLTNQKLLELQLSDSNFRRCVLVQFLILFQYLTSTVKFKMELQELKSDQVDWVKETTTLVYKLLGETPPHGKQFAECVQHILKREEHWNSWKNDGCPEFQKPKPPVQVDSTDEVKKSRKRRRPVGDIIKEYEAQSKSYMGNNELTKLWNLCPDNLAACRTKERDFMPSLESYMVGGVSTSAGWGWRALRLLARRSPHFFVHTNNPIGRLPDYLTAMVERVTREVAASAAATANGESSKNHNDKAAKAENAEEEITEEQMEADLIKEGDANDIEQHATWSPAVVPHKALRR